The Verrucomicrobiota bacterium region GCTGAATTCTTTATTTGATAGTCCAGCTTTCTGAATCATGTCAATCACGTCTTTGGCCGATACTGAGCCCGGATTGGTTAGGTTATAAATTCCTTTAGGACAATCATTCATATAAAGCTGCCACGCAGCCTTCACAAATTCATCTAGCTGTGAAAGTGAATTAACCGCATTCAATATCCGGTCATAACGCAGGAGTTTAGAAATGTAATTCCGAGGGGAATCCTTTTCATTAAAAGGAATCCTCAACCTTAACCCGTAACAATTTGCGTCATCTCTCAAAACTTCTTCACCCAGTGCTTTAGTCCCACTGTAGAAGCTGCAATATCCCGAACGAAAAGAAAAGTTTGGAGTATCAGTTTCCTTAAAACCTGATCCGTCAGGCGTATTCCCCGTATAAATACACCCTGATGAAATCTGAATCCATGGCAATTGATTCATCTCACAAACACGACTGATCACACCGGGCAAAACCGCATTCCCGAGCAGACATTCATCCTTATGAGACTCACAGGCATCGACATTTGGTTTCCCGGTATATCCTGCACAATTAATCAAAACATCCGGCCTATAGTCTTTAATAACCTGCGATAAAGCCTCCACCTTATAATAATCAAAATCCTTCCGGCTCAGATTCTGAAAAGATATCTGACGAGTTTCTAAAAACTCCCGGAAAGCAGTACCGACATATCCATTACCACCGATTAATAAGACTTTTTTATCCATAAGTTTTTAATATTTAAAGTAATAGTATCAACTATACAATTGCAGCTAATTGGTTGATTGACTTTTTTAGTTTTAGGTTCGAGAGAGTCATCTATGCAAAAATGCATCCTTTACGATCCGTGCATTTCTTTCCCAAGAATTTTCTTCAATAAATCGATGATAATCCGGTAAGGGCGGATTTCTAGTAAAGTCCTGAACTCCATCAATGATCGCCTCCTGAGAATCAGGCTCGACCCATATTCCCAAACAATAATCCTTAACGATCTTTTGGAGGTTACCCTGTCCCCCTGATGCGATCACTGGTTTTCTGTAACGTGCAGCTATATTAGCAACGGCACTGGCAGAACGGAATGAGGCAGAATACGTCAGCGCGATTAAATCGCTCGCATTAAATAAATCTGCGGCTTCCTGATCAGGGATGAATTTTGTCTGCCAATGACAGCGATCCTTTACTCCCGCTTTTTCTGCTAAGGACTGATAATATTCGATTCCTTTCTGTGATCCGCTTTGTTCATGACCCGCGATGATCAGATGGCACTTTGGCAATTCCTTGAGCGATTGAATTAATAAATCAAGATTTTTTCCATCACGAATAAATCCAAAACTTAACAAGACTAATGAATCTGTAGGAATATTGAGTTTGGATAAAACTTTCCACCTCTCTTTGCTTGGTTCGGGGTACTGATATATTCCTTGAGGAATCAGGAATGTCTTGTCTTCAGAGAATGGAATCCCGATTTTCTCATGGAGGAATGCATGATCGAGAAAGGAATAGGCCTCTCGAATCGACCATTCATGCCACCATTTCGGCCCTACTTGGAAGTTTCTCACCGGATCATGAATGACTGAAGCAATTTGCATAGGCATTTTTTTCTTCAGGCCCCGAATTCTCCATGCCCATAAAGGTGACAGGTATTCATAATAGGAAGAAAAGAGAATCGTATCAGGACGCACTTCTTCAGAGACCTGACATAAAGTTTTTATATCTCCTACGAGTTTACTGATCCAATTGACACGCCGTTTTATTTTTCCTATTTTTCGGCTCTCAATCGAATAGAGCTGAGGGATAACCGTGATTCCCTGTAGTTTCTCCTGATGAATATATCCCGGACTACAAAGAAAGGTGACATCTACATTTTGATCCCGCAGCGCCAATGCCTGATATAAGCCATAATCAGCCATCCCCCCACGGTCAGAATTCATCATATAGAGAAGTTTCATTAAAACTAGTTCTTGGTTTTTTGTATTTGGTTCATTGTGCAAATAATTATTCTTTCCTCATTCTATCTTCCCTATTCCGCATCCTATTCGCCATTTTTCGTAGGTCAGGCTTCTGCATGACCTGCCCTCCGATTCCATCCTTCCCAGACAATCAGAAGATTGTCCCTCCATTTGGAAAATCTGTGTCAATCAGTGATGTCTGTGAATGAACACGCTGCAAAGATGACAAGTGAGTGCCGCTTGATCTACATATTTCGACTTTTAACTTTTGTTTTTCGTCAATCTGGTCGAGCGAGAATCTCGGACGCTCCATTTTTTTTTTAAACTGAGTGCTTCGCACGAGCACTTAGAACTTCTCTTCTTCGAGCTTTTTCCTGAGTCCCATTGCCGCCTCTATAGCCTTATCCATATTATAATATTCCCACTCGGCAAAACGGCCCAAAAGATGAAATTGCTTGAGTGCAAGCTGCTTCTTCAAAGCAGTGATTTGATCACGTGTATCTTTATGATGGATGATATAGGAGTTTTTCTCATGGTTGGATGCTAGGGGACTGAGATTCCCGGGCAATTTACTGACCTCGAGTTCCATTTCATCTTGGGTGTACTCACCTGAAAACTCCACCACACAGGTCATCCGATCCTGCCGGGTCACACCCCCATTATTTGTCGGGCTGAATCCTCCTGTGTAGATTATCCTATGGGCCTGAGTCTCCTTACCCGGCAAATACATCCATGATCTATCTGTAGAGTCACATTCACAAAAGAGATTTGAGGTGCTGTTAGATCGGAGTGCACTCACTGATGCCAGACATGCCCCCAGTTCCGGCTGATTATGATGGATGAGATTTTTTAATTTCCGCACATCTCCACAATAGACAATATGATCAAAAGTCCCCTGACCATTTAGAGTCCATCCATTTTGCACATTCTCTATTCGAGTCACCGGCGTATTGACTCGGATATCTAAACCCTCAGAAATCCGGTCGATAATGAATTGTGAACCGTTTTCTTTTGCATAATAGAATGTAGAATGAACCATCTGTTTCTCTACTTGCCTGGTGATATTCCGGAGAAGTATTTGTTTAATATCCGGCATGGGCAATTTGCCCTCTAACCATTCGAGGGGGATTTCTGACAGATCAGTATGCCAAATTTTTTGGTTATAAGGGCCAAAATAGAGCTCATAAAGGGTCTTCCCAAAATTTCCTCTTAGAAAGGCCTCAAAATCGAGGTATTCCCCTTCCCCAGCATGAAGTAGGTCATCTAATATTGCTGATACCGTCTCTGCCGGGAACTCGTAAAGATAATCTTCTATCGGGTAACCAATCACTTTCCCATTAATAAAGATTTTAGCATTACGTTGGGCTTTCAGAAATTCCTGATCACGGTCAAAGAATCCCCAGAACCAATCTAAAACCTCCTGATTCCGACTATTAAAAACATGTCCACCGACACGATGAAAAAGGTTACCCTTGATCCGGTCACATTTGACCAGTCCACCCGGCTTACCCCCTTGCTCAAATACCGTGACTAAAAAACGGTCTTTGAGCAGTTGAGCAGCGGATAGTCCGGAAATTCCAGCCCCTATGATAGCGACTTTTTTCATAATTTGATAAAAGAGTGAATAACGAACAGTCTCTGCCAATAATCACACACTACTGCGGCTTTAATCTTTTACGACAATCTCGGCATTGGGTTTTTCCTCGAATAAGACCTTCCAGATAACCTTTGATCCAATACCATTTGGTGCCATAGACAAAGAGCAAAATTCTACCAAGCGGATGATCTACACCCTTAGATGCGAGTCTCCGGGTAGCTGGAAGAAATCTCCAGCAACGAAGGATAAAAGAAAGCAATGCGACTAAAATGAGTGCCAGACCTACCAGAGAAAACAAAAACGAGAGCACAATCCCGCCCACAAGACATATCAGCTCCATCAAAAAACGTCCGCCAATGAGGAGGGCTGCACGACGGTGGATCAAAGCCTCTCCCTCACCCACCCCATATCTGTAGGATTCTTTGAAGAA contains the following coding sequences:
- a CDS encoding glycosyltransferase family 4 protein encodes the protein MMNSDRGGMADYGLYQALALRDQNVDVTFLCSPGYIHQEKLQGITVIPQLYSIESRKIGKIKRRVNWISKLVGDIKTLCQVSEEVRPDTILFSSYYEYLSPLWAWRIRGLKKKMPMQIASVIHDPVRNFQVGPKWWHEWSIREAYSFLDHAFLHEKIGIPFSEDKTFLIPQGIYQYPEPSKERWKVLSKLNIPTDSLVLLSFGFIRDGKNLDLLIQSLKELPKCHLIIAGHEQSGSQKGIEYYQSLAEKAGVKDRCHWQTKFIPDQEAADLFNASDLIALTYSASFRSASAVANIAARYRKPVIASGGQGNLQKIVKDYCLGIWVEPDSQEAIIDGVQDFTRNPPLPDYHRFIEENSWERNARIVKDAFLHR
- a CDS encoding sugar nucleotide-binding protein, with translation MDKKVLLIGGNGYVGTAFREFLETRQISFQNLSRKDFDYYKVEALSQVIKDYRPDVLINCAGYTGKPNVDACESHKDECLLGNAVLPGVISRVCEMNQLPWIQISSGCIYTGNTPDGSGFKETDTPNFSFRSGYCSFYSGTKALGEEVLRDDANCYGLRLRIPFNEKDSPRNYISKLLRYDRILNAVNSLSQLDEFVKAAWQLYMNDCPKGIYNLTNPGSVSAKDVIDMIQKAGLSNKEFSFFENESDFMAKAAITPRSNCVLNTDKLVAAGIKLRPVEEALEWSIKNWKAAQSAGV
- a CDS encoding FAD-dependent oxidoreductase — its product is MKKVAIIGAGISGLSAAQLLKDRFLVTVFEQGGKPGGLVKCDRIKGNLFHRVGGHVFNSRNQEVLDWFWGFFDRDQEFLKAQRNAKIFINGKVIGYPIEDYLYEFPAETVSAILDDLLHAGEGEYLDFEAFLRGNFGKTLYELYFGPYNQKIWHTDLSEIPLEWLEGKLPMPDIKQILLRNITRQVEKQMVHSTFYYAKENGSQFIIDRISEGLDIRVNTPVTRIENVQNGWTLNGQGTFDHIVYCGDVRKLKNLIHHNQPELGACLASVSALRSNSTSNLFCECDSTDRSWMYLPGKETQAHRIIYTGGFSPTNNGGVTRQDRMTCVVEFSGEYTQDEMELEVSKLPGNLSPLASNHEKNSYIIHHKDTRDQITALKKQLALKQFHLLGRFAEWEYYNMDKAIEAAMGLRKKLEEEKF